A window of the Actinobacillus genomosp. 1 genome harbors these coding sequences:
- a CDS encoding isoprenylcysteine carboxyl methyltransferase family protein, producing the protein MLLVNLTFVSFFIIRLYSLSISIRNEKELIQKGATQHGSKNSKLLSIVHVLFYFSALFEANYFAHHWDYLSTIGTITVLLAYIALFWVINELKEIWTVKLYILPNHQINTSTLFRTIKHPNYFLNIIPELIGVVLLCHAWNTLMYLFPVYLVVLGIRIYQEEKVMKPLFEQVK; encoded by the coding sequence ATGTTATTGGTAAACCTTACCTTTGTTAGCTTTTTTATTATCCGCTTGTATAGCTTGAGTATTTCGATTAGAAATGAGAAGGAGCTTATCCAAAAAGGTGCTACGCAACACGGCAGTAAAAATTCAAAGCTGTTATCTATTGTGCATGTTCTGTTCTATTTTTCCGCATTATTTGAAGCGAATTATTTTGCACACCATTGGGATTATCTCAGCACGATCGGTACAATTACTGTACTTTTAGCCTATATTGCGCTCTTTTGGGTAATCAATGAATTAAAAGAAATTTGGACGGTGAAACTCTATATTTTACCGAACCACCAAATTAACACTTCTACGTTATTCAGAACGATTAAACACCCTAACTATTTCCTCAATATCATTCCGGAACTGATTGGTGTGGTGCTACTTTGTCATGCGTGGAACACCTTGATGTATTTATTCCCTGTTTACCTCGTTGTGTTAGGTATTCGTATTTATCAAGAAGAAAAAGTGATGAAGCCGTTATTTGAGCAAGTTAAATAA
- a CDS encoding Fic family protein, translated as MTKDPFAEYIRHLEPSKLEKSYAWQTAIGLQDVDGLKPSSYLRETAIKHIEGEISFETAEQWIEGYYQANPTKEIENRTEEADKVSVRIAKLLSEPAFSFNANQYLAIHKYLFQGIYPHAGQLRTYNITKKEWVLDGATVTYGMASELLATLEYDLAQERKFSYKGLSIDQVIEHLAQFIAQLWQIHCFEEGNTRTTAVFFIKYLHTLGFNATNDIFAENAWYFRNALVRANYNNLAKGIYENTEFLVRFIRNLLLEEKNELSNRLLHINKERIIFDLESKKY; from the coding sequence ATGACCAAAGATCCCTTCGCTGAATATATCCGCCATCTTGAACCTTCCAAACTAGAGAAAAGCTATGCTTGGCAAACCGCTATCGGTTTACAAGATGTCGATGGGTTAAAACCGTCGTCTTATTTACGAGAAACGGCGATTAAACATATTGAAGGTGAAATCTCGTTTGAAACGGCAGAACAGTGGATCGAAGGTTATTACCAAGCAAATCCGACAAAAGAAATTGAAAATCGTACTGAAGAAGCGGATAAAGTTTCGGTACGTATTGCCAAATTGCTCTCTGAGCCAGCTTTTTCATTCAATGCGAATCAATATTTAGCCATTCACAAATATCTGTTTCAAGGTATTTATCCGCACGCTGGGCAATTACGAACTTATAATATTACAAAAAAAGAGTGGGTACTAGACGGTGCAACCGTGACTTACGGCATGGCTTCCGAATTGTTGGCAACTTTAGAATACGATTTAGCCCAAGAACGTAAATTCAGCTATAAAGGGCTATCAATTGACCAAGTTATCGAACATTTAGCGCAATTTATCGCACAACTATGGCAAATTCACTGCTTTGAAGAAGGAAATACCAGAACTACCGCCGTATTCTTTATCAAATATCTTCACACTTTGGGCTTCAATGCAACCAATGATATTTTTGCCGAAAATGCGTGGTATTTCCGTAATGCATTGGTACGAGCAAACTATAATAATCTCGCTAAAGGCATCTATGAAAACACGGAGTTTCTCGTACGTTTTATCCGCAATTTATTGCTTGAAGAAAAAAATGAACTGAGTAATCGATTATTGCACATAAACAAAGAAAGAATAATTTTTGACTTAGAGTCAAAAAAATATTGA
- a CDS encoding histone H1 family protein codes for MKKSLLALVLGATLTLAACDQANQAKDAAATKVEEAKTATQDAAKAVADKATETKDAAAAKMEEAKTATQDAAKAMADKATEMKDAAANKMEEAKTATQDAAKAMADKATEMKDAAANKMEEAKTATQDAAKAMSDKATEMKDAAATKVEAGAEAVKEKAAEVKQAVETK; via the coding sequence ATGAAAAAATCTCTCTTAGCATTAGTATTAGGTGCAACATTAACTTTAGCGGCTTGCGATCAAGCTAACCAAGCAAAAGATGCGGCGGCAACTAAAGTTGAAGAAGCGAAAACCGCAACACAAGATGCAGCAAAAGCAGTAGCTGATAAAGCAACCGAAACAAAAGATGCGGCGGCAGCTAAAATGGAAGAAGCTAAAACTGCAACACAAGACGCGGCAAAAGCAATGGCTGACAAAGCAACTGAAATGAAAGATGCAGCGGCAAATAAAATGGAAGAGGCTAAAACTGCAACACAAGATGCAGCGAAAGCAATGGCTGACAAAGCAACCGAAATGAAAGATGCGGCAGCAAATAAAATGGAAGAAGCGAAAACCGCAACACAAGATGCGGCAAAAGCAATGTCTGATAAAGCAACTGAAATGAAAGATGCGGCGGCAACTAAAGTTGAAGCTGGTGCTGAAGCAGTAAAAGAAAAAGCGGCTGAAGTAAAACAAGCAGTTGAAACCAAATAA
- a CDS encoding reverse transcriptase family protein — MSSLLTLSDLLGIELSELENIRKNSDNMFFISKIETKKDGSKRYTFDVKPSLKKIHKKIKRIFLEKVIYPDYLQGSLKGKDYIKDAEIHLNSQNIITEDVKNFFPSISKDIVISVWKSVFHFPKDISEFLADLITYKGFLAQGAIPSSYICNLVLFKAESELVKKLEIQGFTYTRYVDDISISAKRPFSRSEKTEIIADIHSMLKLIGVKLNRKKHRIMPKNDRQEIHGINVNRRSVTLSKKVRDNIKAAVYQCEKEYEQRSKNVTYEKLYKSTLGRVNNLARIHPKDGKKLKARLQKIPPKNL, encoded by the coding sequence GTGAGTAGTTTATTAACACTATCTGATCTTCTAGGGATAGAATTATCTGAATTAGAAAATATCAGGAAAAATTCAGATAATATGTTTTTTATTTCAAAAATAGAAACTAAAAAAGATGGAAGTAAAAGATATACGTTTGATGTAAAACCATCACTTAAAAAAATACATAAAAAAATAAAAAGAATTTTTCTTGAGAAAGTTATCTATCCAGATTACTTACAAGGTTCGTTAAAAGGAAAGGATTACATTAAAGATGCTGAAATTCATCTAAATAGTCAAAATATTATTACTGAGGATGTAAAAAATTTCTTTCCTAGTATCAGTAAAGATATTGTTATTTCTGTATGGAAAAGTGTTTTTCATTTTCCAAAAGATATATCAGAATTTTTAGCTGATTTAATTACTTATAAAGGCTTTTTGGCTCAAGGTGCAATACCAAGTAGTTATATCTGCAATTTAGTTTTATTTAAGGCAGAAAGTGAATTGGTAAAAAAATTAGAAATTCAGGGGTTTACATATACCCGTTATGTAGATGATATTTCCATATCAGCTAAGCGTCCATTTTCACGTTCTGAAAAAACAGAAATTATTGCAGATATTCATAGTATGCTGAAATTGATAGGTGTAAAACTAAATCGTAAAAAACATAGGATTATGCCTAAAAATGATAGGCAGGAGATACATGGTATAAATGTAAATAGAAGATCAGTAACCTTATCTAAAAAGGTGCGAGACAATATAAAAGCGGCGGTTTATCAATGTGAAAAAGAGTATGAACAAAGATCTAAAAATGTAACATACGAAAAACTATATAAAAGCACATTAGGTAGAGTTAATAATTTAGCAAGAATTCATCCTAAAGATGGTAAAAAATTAAAAGCTAGGTTGCAAAAAATTCCTCCTAAAAATTTATAA
- the ubiD gene encoding 4-hydroxy-3-polyprenylbenzoate decarboxylase, with amino-acid sequence MKYKDLREFLAQLESQGELVRVKQEIDPYLEMTEIADRTLRKGGPAILFENPKGYRMPVLCNLFGTPKRVALGMGQEDTHALRELGKLLAFLKEPEPPKGFKELIGQLPQWKQVLNMPSKVLGKADCQQMVLSGDDVDLYKLPIMHCHEGDVAPLVTWGLTITQGPYKKRQNLGIYRQQLIGKNKLIMRWLSHRGGALDFHEWKEANPDKPFPVSVAIGADPATILAAVTPIPDTLSEYAFAGLLRGQKTEVTKSISNDLEVPASAEIVLEGYIDPNETALEGPYGDHTGYYNEQEYFPVFTVTHITMRRDAIYHSTYTGRPPDEPAVLGEALNEVFIPILQKQFPEIVDFYLPPEGCSYRLAVVTIKKQYAGHAKRVMMGVWSFLRQFMYTKFVIVCDDDVNARDWKDVIWAITTRCDPSRDTTLIDHTPIDYLDFASPIAGLGSKMGIDATNKWPGETNREWGTPIKKDPNVVKRVDEIWEQLGL; translated from the coding sequence ATGAAATACAAAGATTTACGTGAATTTTTAGCACAACTAGAAAGCCAAGGCGAATTAGTGCGAGTCAAACAAGAGATCGACCCTTATCTCGAAATGACAGAAATTGCAGACCGTACTTTACGTAAAGGCGGACCGGCGATTTTATTTGAAAACCCGAAAGGCTACCGAATGCCGGTACTGTGTAATTTATTCGGCACACCGAAACGTGTCGCATTAGGGATGGGGCAAGAAGATACACACGCCTTACGAGAACTCGGCAAATTATTAGCCTTTCTGAAAGAACCTGAACCGCCGAAAGGTTTTAAAGAACTTATCGGGCAACTGCCGCAATGGAAACAAGTGCTGAATATGCCAAGTAAGGTATTGGGTAAAGCGGATTGCCAACAAATGGTATTGAGCGGTGATGACGTTGATTTGTATAAATTGCCGATTATGCACTGCCATGAAGGTGATGTTGCACCGCTTGTTACTTGGGGATTAACCATTACTCAAGGGCCTTATAAAAAACGCCAAAACCTAGGGATTTACCGCCAACAGCTGATTGGTAAAAACAAGCTAATTATGCGTTGGTTATCGCATCGTGGCGGTGCGTTGGATTTTCACGAATGGAAGGAAGCCAATCCGGATAAACCGTTTCCGGTTTCGGTGGCTATCGGTGCTGATCCGGCAACCATTTTAGCGGCGGTTACACCGATTCCCGATACTTTATCGGAATATGCGTTCGCTGGTTTATTACGAGGTCAGAAAACCGAGGTAACCAAGTCCATTAGTAATGATTTGGAAGTACCGGCAAGTGCGGAAATTGTGTTGGAGGGTTATATCGACCCGAATGAAACGGCATTGGAAGGCCCATACGGCGATCATACCGGCTATTACAATGAACAAGAATATTTTCCGGTATTTACCGTGACGCATATCACGATGCGTCGTGATGCGATTTATCACTCGACTTACACCGGTCGTCCGCCGGATGAACCGGCAGTTCTCGGTGAAGCGTTAAACGAAGTGTTTATTCCGATTTTGCAAAAGCAATTTCCGGAAATTGTAGATTTCTATTTGCCGCCGGAAGGTTGTTCCTACCGCCTTGCGGTGGTAACGATTAAAAAACAATACGCAGGCCATGCAAAACGGGTGATGATGGGCGTTTGGTCGTTTCTCCGCCAATTTATGTACACCAAATTTGTGATTGTCTGTGATGACGATGTAAACGCCAGAGATTGGAAAGACGTGATTTGGGCGATTACTACACGTTGTGACCCGAGCCGAGATACCACCTTGATTGATCATACACCGATTGATTATTTGGATTTCGCTTCACCGATTGCAGGCTTGGGCTCAAAAATGGGGATTGATGCAACCAATAAATGGCCGGGCGAAACCAACCGTGAATGGGGTACACCAATTAAAAAAGATCCGAATGTCGTTAAACGTGTTGATGAAATTTGGGAGCAATTAGGACTATAA
- the znuA gene encoding zinc ABC transporter substrate-binding protein ZnuA: MFKKTALALAMLGATAVANADVLTTIKPLGFIASAITEGVTESKVLLPVTASPHDYSLKPSDVEQLKSAQLVVWVGEDLETFLEKSIDKLPKEKVLSLDDVPAIKAIVDATEKHDDHDDDEKHEHDHDHKHEHEHDHKHEAHNGHDHHDHEGHNHDKDWHIWFSPEASLAAAEQIAARLSAQLPEQKAKIAENLATFKANLTAKNEQIRNQLAAVKGKGYYTFHDAYGYFERAYGLTSLGSFTINPSVAPGAKTLSVIKKNVAAHKAQCLFAEPQFTPKVIESLSKGTQVKVGQLDPLGAKIELSQTAYPQFLQAIADEFSQCLK; the protein is encoded by the coding sequence ATGTTTAAGAAAACTGCTTTAGCATTAGCTATGCTAGGCGCAACCGCAGTCGCGAATGCCGATGTACTTACTACGATCAAACCGCTAGGTTTTATCGCAAGTGCAATTACGGAAGGAGTAACGGAAAGCAAAGTATTATTGCCGGTGACTGCTTCTCCACACGATTACAGTTTAAAACCGTCTGACGTAGAACAGTTAAAATCCGCACAACTTGTCGTTTGGGTCGGTGAAGATTTAGAAACGTTTTTAGAAAAAAGTATCGATAAATTACCGAAAGAGAAAGTGCTCAGTTTAGATGATGTGCCGGCAATTAAAGCGATTGTCGATGCAACGGAAAAACACGATGATCATGATGACGATGAAAAACATGAACATGATCACGACCATAAGCACGAACACGAACATGATCATAAACATGAGGCACATAACGGTCATGATCACCATGATCACGAAGGTCATAATCATGATAAAGATTGGCATATCTGGTTCTCGCCGGAAGCAAGCCTTGCCGCAGCGGAACAAATCGCAGCACGTCTAAGCGCACAATTACCGGAACAAAAAGCGAAAATTGCGGAAAATCTTGCAACATTTAAAGCAAATTTAACCGCTAAAAACGAACAAATTCGCAATCAATTAGCGGCGGTAAAAGGTAAAGGTTATTATACTTTCCATGATGCTTACGGCTATTTTGAACGTGCTTACGGATTAACCTCATTAGGTTCGTTTACGATTAACCCGAGCGTAGCACCGGGGGCGAAAACGTTAAGCGTAATTAAGAAAAATGTTGCGGCTCATAAAGCGCAATGTTTATTTGCCGAACCTCAATTTACCCCGAAAGTGATTGAAAGTCTCAGTAAAGGTACGCAAGTTAAAGTCGGACAATTAGATCCGCTCGGTGCGAAAATCGAATTAAGCCAAACCGCTTATCCGCAATTCTTACAAGCGATTGCCGATGAATTCAGCCAGTGCTTGAAATAA
- a CDS encoding helix-turn-helix domain-containing protein — MNIGKAITLCRNQKGITKTQLAKDSDLSISYLTLLEQGKREPNLSAINAICKALQIPPSILIFLASDSTEQEGISLELAEKLSHLALSLMESKPE, encoded by the coding sequence ATGAATATTGGAAAAGCAATAACATTGTGTCGTAATCAAAAAGGCATAACTAAAACTCAGCTAGCTAAAGATTCTGATCTTTCCATTTCATATTTGACCTTATTAGAACAAGGAAAACGTGAGCCAAATTTATCTGCTATAAATGCAATTTGTAAAGCATTGCAGATCCCACCAAGTATTTTGATTTTTTTAGCTTCAGATTCTACAGAACAGGAAGGAATTTCTTTAGAATTAGCGGAAAAATTATCTCATCTAGCGTTATCTTTGATGGAGTCCAAACCTGAATAA
- a CDS encoding RsiV family protein, with product MIAIYGVFAIFVGNLTALIKEFMMNKTALALLFSGVFILSACDDKNTRALTEKLQQAEQKIAQLNEQVAKFQQESTALPQPIAEKADSALATFPALDVEIYPFFAKTERIKFEPQVNQEQAILSAEQYYFVSLAKTGFEWLDNLLAKQILISYQPVTADADSKIDRNAITGDELNQLKTALDRDYQESLAMLKEGGILAISSTAETIYLGQRHNIVTFFQNYDEYSGGAHNNYHTKYFNIDVNKKRIILLDDLLSAAKQVELSAILWGYYEQRSAPDVNGKRETFTPKQDFYVSEDFLFTDDGVKFIYPPYALGPFAEGEISLTVPWYEINQLLNPEYQRKPKDGYDLAPDHIPAGNE from the coding sequence ATGATTGCAATTTATGGTGTTTTTGCTATTTTTGTAGGTAATTTAACCGCTTTAATTAAGGAGTTTATGATGAACAAAACGGCACTTGCGCTACTGTTTTCAGGGGTATTTATCCTTTCCGCTTGTGATGATAAAAATACGCGGGCATTAACCGAGAAATTACAACAAGCCGAACAAAAAATTGCTCAATTAAATGAACAAGTTGCAAAATTTCAGCAAGAATCAACCGCTTTACCGCAACCGATTGCAGAAAAAGCGGATTCTGCATTAGCAACTTTCCCTGCGCTAGATGTTGAAATTTATCCGTTTTTTGCTAAAACGGAACGCATAAAATTCGAACCGCAAGTTAATCAGGAACAAGCGATTCTTTCCGCCGAACAATATTATTTTGTCAGCCTTGCCAAAACCGGCTTTGAATGGTTGGATAACTTATTGGCAAAACAGATTTTAATCAGCTATCAGCCTGTTACGGCGGATGCCGACAGTAAGATCGATCGCAATGCGATAACCGGTGACGAGTTAAATCAACTGAAAACAGCCTTGGACAGAGATTATCAAGAAAGTTTAGCAATGCTAAAAGAAGGTGGGATCCTTGCGATTTCCAGTACGGCGGAAACCATTTATTTAGGACAACGCCATAATATTGTGACTTTTTTCCAAAACTATGACGAATACAGTGGCGGCGCACATAACAATTATCACACCAAATATTTTAATATTGATGTGAATAAAAAACGGATTATTTTATTGGACGACTTACTTTCAGCGGCAAAACAAGTGGAGTTATCTGCGATTTTGTGGGGGTATTATGAACAGCGTAGCGCACCGGATGTGAACGGTAAACGTGAAACTTTTACCCCTAAACAAGACTTTTATGTGTCGGAAGATTTCTTATTTACCGATGACGGGGTGAAATTTATTTATCCGCCGTATGCGTTAGGCCCATTCGCTGAAGGTGAAATCAGCTTGACCGTACCTTGGTATGAAATCAATCAGTTGCTTAATCCGGAATATCAACGTAAACCGAAAGACGGCTACGATTTAGCCCCGGATCATATTCCGGCTGGAAATGAGTAA
- the rne gene encoding ribonuclease E, protein MKRMLINATQKEELRVALVDGQRLFDLDIESPGHEQKKSNIYKGKITRVEPSLEAAFVDYGAERHGFLPLKEISREYFPADYVFNGRPNIKDIIKEGQEVIVQVSKEERGNKGAALTTFISLAGSYLVLMPNNPRAGGISRRIEGDERLELKEALDCLDVPEDVGLIVRTAGVGKSPEELQWDLKVLLHHWDAIKKAAESRPAPFLIHQESDVIVRAIRDYLRRDIGEILIDNKKIFEKAKNHIRLVRPDFINRVRLYEGEVPLFSHYQIESQIESAFQREVRLPSGGSIVIDVTEALTAIDINSSRSTRGGDIEETALNTNLEAADEIARQLRLRDLGGLIVIDFIDMTPVRHQREVENRIREATRQDRARIQFGRISRFGLLEMSRQRLSPSLSEASSHVCPRCQGTGKVRDNESIALSILRLLEEEAIKENTAQVHTIVPVQIASYLLNEKRKAISSIEKRHDVQVVVVPNESMETPHFSVYRLRESEVLPTLSYDLAKHYEVREEDNQSFNHASPVADEALVTRNEPVITVESVLQSTELNLQPAPTPVEQVKPSLLSRLVAKVKSFFAPEEKVEEKPKPKARNQRDRRNRRERPNRAERQERKQAQAQQEEQKVQRQERNQERNETKKVRRQVVEEVAGVQEAQVEQRAVKEVAATERRQRRDLRKKVRVENAENTAIVAQVVEDKLQNVEKIQPLVTQDEQPAVANEERQETRENGRQRRLPRHLRVGNQRRRENNNRKENVAAAMPLAAAVASPEMASGKIWVKFSEPVSTNKPNSKTEEKPRFLSVDEMLEQQTSEVVNEVIVETNLEDNASSIAPIVGFIKQPSDRDLVKENKERLHHHIEESEQADEQLVEKAMAKHVAPLGGFVSQHSDRDLVKEKNERVQKYQAQATQAPAIESANPQAICLPVSDYQSEYSFNGKLGTFSRVIHTKAEMTVASAPEKVLEMVSATEWTQSKYYFYGKGFGGHSSAVSHVHSAPRVANTDNE, encoded by the coding sequence ATGAAAAGAATGTTAATCAATGCGACTCAAAAAGAAGAGTTGCGCGTTGCGCTCGTTGATGGGCAACGTTTATTCGATTTAGATATCGAAAGCCCGGGACACGAACAAAAAAAATCAAATATCTACAAAGGGAAAATCACCCGTGTTGAACCAAGTCTTGAAGCCGCATTCGTAGATTACGGTGCGGAACGTCACGGCTTCCTTCCTTTAAAAGAAATCTCTCGTGAATACTTCCCTGCGGATTATGTATTCAACGGTCGCCCGAATATCAAAGATATTATCAAAGAAGGGCAAGAAGTGATTGTCCAAGTGAGCAAAGAAGAACGCGGTAATAAAGGTGCAGCGCTTACCACTTTCATCTCGCTTGCCGGCAGTTATTTAGTCTTAATGCCGAATAACCCGCGTGCGGGCGGTATTTCTCGTCGTATCGAGGGTGATGAACGCTTAGAATTAAAAGAAGCGTTAGATTGCTTAGACGTGCCGGAAGACGTCGGTTTAATCGTACGTACCGCCGGCGTAGGTAAATCGCCGGAAGAGCTTCAATGGGATTTAAAAGTTTTATTACATCATTGGGACGCAATCAAAAAAGCGGCGGAATCTCGTCCTGCACCATTCTTGATTCATCAAGAAAGTGATGTGATTGTGCGTGCGATTCGTGACTATCTCCGTCGTGACATCGGCGAAATTTTAATCGATAACAAAAAAATCTTCGAAAAAGCGAAAAACCATATTCGTTTAGTGCGTCCGGATTTCATCAATCGTGTACGTTTATACGAAGGTGAAGTACCGTTATTCAGCCATTATCAAATCGAATCGCAAATCGAATCGGCGTTCCAACGTGAAGTACGTTTACCGTCAGGCGGTTCAATCGTTATTGACGTAACTGAAGCATTAACGGCGATTGATATTAACTCGTCACGTTCAACCCGTGGCGGCGATATCGAAGAAACCGCACTAAATACCAACTTAGAAGCAGCAGACGAAATTGCACGTCAATTACGTTTACGTGACTTAGGTGGCTTGATTGTCATCGACTTTATCGATATGACCCCTGTGCGTCATCAACGTGAAGTGGAAAACCGCATCCGTGAAGCGACACGTCAAGACCGTGCGCGTATTCAATTCGGGCGTATTTCACGTTTCGGTTTATTAGAAATGAGCCGTCAGCGTTTAAGTCCTTCATTAAGCGAAGCTTCAAGCCACGTATGCCCTCGTTGTCAAGGTACGGGTAAAGTGCGTGATAACGAATCTATCGCACTTTCGATTTTACGTTTATTGGAAGAAGAGGCGATCAAAGAAAATACCGCACAAGTTCACACTATCGTGCCGGTGCAAATCGCATCTTACTTACTGAATGAAAAACGTAAAGCGATCTCAAGTATCGAAAAACGTCATGATGTACAAGTGGTGGTGGTGCCGAATGAAAGTATGGAAACTCCGCATTTCAGCGTATATCGTTTACGTGAAAGCGAAGTGTTGCCAACGCTTAGTTACGATTTAGCGAAACACTATGAAGTACGTGAAGAAGATAATCAGTCTTTCAATCACGCAAGTCCGGTTGCGGACGAAGCGTTAGTGACACGTAATGAACCGGTGATTACCGTTGAATCCGTCTTACAAAGTACAGAGCTTAACCTTCAACCCGCACCGACTCCAGTAGAACAGGTTAAACCTTCACTACTTAGTCGTTTGGTTGCAAAAGTAAAAAGTTTCTTTGCGCCTGAAGAGAAAGTTGAAGAGAAACCGAAGCCGAAAGCACGTAATCAGCGTGATCGCCGCAATCGCCGTGAACGTCCGAACCGTGCGGAACGTCAAGAACGCAAACAAGCTCAAGCACAACAAGAAGAGCAAAAAGTACAACGTCAGGAACGTAATCAAGAACGTAATGAGACGAAAAAAGTACGCCGTCAAGTGGTTGAAGAAGTTGCCGGTGTACAAGAAGCACAAGTCGAGCAACGTGCGGTTAAAGAGGTAGCTGCAACGGAACGCCGCCAACGTCGTGATTTACGTAAAAAAGTACGTGTAGAGAATGCGGAAAACACAGCTATCGTTGCTCAAGTTGTAGAAGACAAGCTACAAAACGTGGAGAAAATCCAACCGCTTGTTACACAGGATGAACAGCCGGCAGTAGCAAATGAGGAACGTCAAGAGACACGTGAAAACGGTCGTCAGCGCCGTCTTCCTCGTCATCTTCGCGTAGGTAATCAACGTCGCCGTGAAAACAATAATCGTAAAGAGAATGTAGCAGCGGCAATGCCTTTAGCTGCGGCAGTCGCTTCTCCGGAAATGGCAAGCGGTAAGATTTGGGTAAAATTTAGCGAACCGGTTTCAACCAACAAACCGAATAGCAAAACGGAAGAAAAACCTCGTTTCTTATCCGTAGATGAAATGCTTGAACAACAAACGAGCGAAGTTGTAAATGAAGTGATTGTCGAAACAAACCTTGAGGATAATGCAAGTTCTATTGCACCGATTGTCGGTTTTATTAAACAACCTTCCGATCGTGATCTTGTTAAAGAGAACAAAGAGCGTTTACATCATCATATCGAAGAAAGCGAGCAAGCGGATGAGCAATTAGTTGAAAAAGCAATGGCAAAACACGTTGCGCCTTTAGGCGGTTTTGTTTCACAACATTCTGATCGTGATCTTGTTAAAGAAAAGAATGAGCGAGTACAAAAATACCAAGCTCAGGCAACCCAAGCCCCGGCGATTGAAAGTGCTAATCCGCAAGCGATTTGCTTGCCCGTATCCGACTACCAAAGCGAATATAGCTTTAACGGTAAGTTAGGTACGTTCTCTCGCGTTATCCATACAAAAGCGGAAATGACGGTAGCATCCGCACCTGAAAAAGTATTGGAAATGGTTTCCGCAACCGAATGGACTCAATCAAAATACTATTTCTACGGAAAAGGTTTTGGCGGACATTCAAGTGCGGTAAGTCACGTTCATTCTGCACCTCGTGTTGCCAATACGGATAATGAATAA